In Culicoidibacter larvae, the genomic stretch ATCGGTGATTTCCAGATTAGTGATGAGCAGCGGGAAGCTATTGACCGTTATTGCGCCACTGGAGCAATAACGCTGACATGTTCGGAATTTAGTGCCGACTACAAAATGTTTTTAGGAAAATTTCTCACCAATCGTCAAGATATTTCTGAGTATGTAATTAGAATTCGTGAGTCGAGAGCTGAAGGTGTTCCAGCGCGGAAGGATATTGAACCGTATAATATTGAGCCAAGACCGATGGGTAGTATCACAGTTGATAATAATGGTTATGGTCGATATTGCGGTGAGATGCAGATTGTAAGGTGTGATTTGCCGGAGGACATGCGGGTGAATGTCATTGGTCAGGTTTCAGATGCTGATTTGGCAGTACTGCCATGCATAAAAAGTGCTACCCCGATTTATCTTATTTATAAAGAGTTATAGAGGAGTGAAGTTGTATGCAAAAGTTAATTACATTTATTGAAGAAAAATTGGCACCGCCGTTAATCCGGGTGTCGCAAATTCGTTATTTGGATGCTGTTCAAAAAGCATTTATGTCATTTATGCCTTACTTGTTGATTAGTTCATTGTTCATTTTAATTGCTGCTCTGCCGATTCCTGGCTGGAGTGATATTGTGGCACCGATTGCCGGTAAACTTTGGGGCGCAGTTAATGCTACTATGGGGGTTATCTCAATTGGGATTGCCGCATCACTTGGGTATCATTTAGGTGATTATTACCGGGCAAAAGATTCACGCATTGATCGTTTATCGACAACGTTAGTTGCGGTTATTAGTTTCTTGGCGTTGTTTCCGTTGACGGTTACTGATGATGGTGGCGTGTTTATGAGCGCAACTTACTTTGGTAGTGCCGGTTTATTTGCAGCAATTATTGTAAGTATTCTTTCGGTAGAAATTTATCGTTTGATTGTTAAAGCGAATATTACTATTAAGATGCCAAAAGAAGTGCCGCCAATGGTTTCACAGGCATTTACTTCAGTTATTCCAGCAGCGATTGTAGTAACTCTTTGGTGGGTAGTCAGCCAAATTATTGGCTTTGATGTTCCTGGTTTCGTTATGCAGGTATTCTCGACATTAGTAAGCGCCGGGACAACAGCAGTTTCGCAATTTATTGCCTTTATGCTTGACCGGGTATTATGGTTTGTCGGGATTCATGGTTCAAATGTTGTTGGTAGTGTGCTTTCACCGGTATGGACGCAGATGATTTCTGATAATATGGCTGCTTTCCAAGCTGGCGATATTGTACCGTATTTATTTACTGAACAGTGGACTAATTATTTTATCCGGGTTTCAGTGGTGCCATTAGTATTGCTGATGATTTTCTCAAAAGTAAGACGCTATAAAACTTTAGGGGCACTTTCATTCGCGCCAGCGATATTCAATATTGCTGAGCCGGTTATGTTCGGCTTGCCAATTGTGTTAAATCCGATCATGTTTATCCCTTGGGTGTTCGGTTATGGATTTATTTGGACACTGACTTATGTTTTTACAGCAGTATTTAATCTAATTCCGCCGATTATTGCCTTGGTGCCTTGGACAGTTCCCGGACCAATAGCCGCATATCTGGGTACTGGCGGCAGTATTATTGCTGCATTGATTAGTTGTTTAAATTATGTATTGATGTTCTTTATTTGGTTGCCATTCTTTAAAGTGCTTGAGCGTCAGGAAATGAAAGTGGAAGCTGAAGCGCGGGCGCAAGAAGAACTTGAAGAAGCTGCGAAAGTGGGTGAGGTTCATGAAACTTCAAGCGTATAATGCTAAGTATCATGCTGACATTTTGGCGGTATGGAATCGCAGTATGGTGGCTGACCCACTCAGCGAAGAGCGGTTCTTGCATAATATTATTTTAGATCAAAACTTTAATCCTGATTTTTGTCAGCTAGCAATTATTGATGAACAGGTTGCCGGATTTATCTGGAGTGTTGTCAGGAGATATCCTTATGGCGAGCGTGGACTTGAATCTGAACGAGGCTGGATAGTAGCAGTTTGTGTCGCGCCTGAGTTCCAGAAGCGCGGTGTCGGCAAGACACTGGTGCGGTATGTTGAGCAACTTATGAAGCTGCAGCGTGTACAAAAAATTACTCTGGGTGCCTATAGCCCTAACTATTTGTTCCCGGGAGTTGATGTGAATACATATGCCGGTGCCATTCCGTTCTTTGAAAAACTAGGATATGAGCAAACTGGTGAGGCAGTTTCGATGGAGCGCAGTCTCTTTGATTATCGCCAGACTGATGAGTACTTGGTGTTGAAAGAAAAAGCTTTGTCAGCGGGGTTTAAGGTACAACCATTTGTTCGTGATTATGCCGAGGAACTGATTGACTTTTTACATCAATATTTTGGTGGCGGTTGGTCAACCAATGCTAAGAATGCAATGCTTAATGGTGTTGCTGAGGAAACTATTTTTATTGTTACCGACAGCAATAATAAGATTGTTGGTTACGCTCAAAGAGCAATTGATGGCAATCCGGATCGCTTTGGACCATTTGGTGTCAGAGAAGATCTGCGTGGATATAAGCTAGGCATGATTCTCTTCAACGAAATACTCTTTGACATGCAAAAACGTGGCATCTATCATACATATTTCTTGTGGACCCATGGTGCAGCACAAAAATTCTATGAGCGCAATGGTATGCAGGTTTACCGTGAATATGTTTTGATGAATAAGAAATTATAGTTAAAGAAGCTAGGGTTAATAGCTCCGGCCTAACCGGAGCTATTAACCAAAAAGTTGAGCATAAATATGAAAGGATGATAACGATGAACCAGAAACGAGTAGTAAGTATTGGTGCTCACGCATTGGATGCGGAATTGATGGGTGGTCCATATTTGATTAAAGCAGCTGCCAGTGGTGCAAAATGCAGCTTTGTGCACATGACCCGTGGTGAGCGCGGCAATAAAGAGAAGAGTCCGGAAGTGTATGGTAAACAGCTTGAAACTGAAATGGCAGCTGTTGCTGCGGTTATGGGTGCCGATGCCTTTTGGATCGGCTACCCGGCTGGCAACTTACCGTCGCCGGAACAAATTGTTCTTGACTGGATGGAATATTTGCGGCAGGAACAGGTGACTACCGTGATTACCCACTGGCGCGGCAGTTTACATCCGCGCCACATTCTTTGTCACGATACCGTTACTGAGGCAGTGGTGCGTTTACGCCGTGAAGGTATGGCAATTGATTTATATTACGGGGAAAACTGCGAAGACCTAAATGGTTTTATTCCTCAGCTATATATCCAATTTGATGATGCAGTTTTAGAGACCTGGTTAGCCGGGCTGCGGGAATATGAGCTATTCCGCGGTGGTGTGCTGACGGTGCCATATTATGATTACTATACAACAATGGCGAAGATGCGTAGCATCGAACTCGGCATTCTGCCATACGCCAAGGCATTTATGGTGTCGCCGCATGAAGTAGAAGTGTTGTAGTATTTTCTCCTCCTAGAAAATATTTTTGAAAACAGTCTTGGCATGTCCGGGACTGTTTTCGTTATGGGAGCCTTCCCAAAAAGGTGTTATAATAAGGCGATGGAGGGATTGGTATGAAAAGGATACTTGAAACTGAGCGGTTATATTTGCGTGAGATGACCGCAGATGATTTTGCTGATTTGGCGTTGATTTTGCAGGATACTGAGGTGATGTATGCTTATGAGCATGCTTTTAGTGATGCTGAGGTGCAGGCGTGGTTGGATAAGCAGATGGCTAATTATCATAAGTTAGGCTTTGGTTTGTGGGCGGTGGTGCTCAAGGAAAACGATGTGATGATTGGTCAGTGCGGATTGACGATGCAGCCGGTTTTGGATCGTGAAGTGCTGGAAATTGGCTATTTGTTGCAACGTGCATACTGGCATCAGGGGTACGCGAGCGAGGCGGCGAAAGCCTGTAAGGCGTATGCTTTTTCGGTGCTGGGAGCGGATGAGGTGTATTCAATTATTCGTGATACTAACCGGGCGTCGCAGCGGGTAGCTGAGGCCAACGGTATGCAGATTGTCGACACATTTATCAAGCATTACTATAATATTGATATGCCACATTATTTATATATGGTGAAAAATTGATAAAAAGCACCGGATTTCCGGTGCTTTTTATTTGCCTTGGCAACGGTAATTTAAGCTTACTATTTATAGGGCTTTATGGTATACTAATATGGAGATTATGTACAAGGAGCGTATATTATATGTCAGAAAAACAGACTTTTCAGACGGAGCTTGGCGGGCGCAAGTTATCATTTGAAATAGGACAAATTGCAAAGCAAGCTGATGGTGCCGTTGTCGTTCGCTATGAAGATACGGTTATTTTGTGTACCGCAGTTGCATCAAAAGAAGCAAAGCCACTTGACTTTTTCCCTTTAACAGTTAATTACGAAGAGCGATTATATGCTGCCGGGAAAATACCAGGTGGTTTTTTAAAGCGTGAGGGACGCCCAAGTGATACTGCGGTATTGACCAGTCGTTTAATCGACCGGCCAATACGTCCGTTATTCGCCGAAGGGTTCCGTAATGAGGTTCAGGTTGTCAGCACAGTTATGAGTGTGAATCCTGATTGTTCACCGGAAATTGCCGCTTTGATTGGGTCATCATTGGCGCTTTCTATTTCCGACATTCCTTTTGAGGGGCCGATTGCCGGGGTAAAAGTTGGTCGTGTTGATGGTCAATTTATAGTAAACCCGACAGTTGCGCAAAGCGAAGTCAGCGACATCGATTTAGTTGTTGCCGGAACTAAGTTTGCGATTAACATGGTTGAGGCTGGTGCGGATCACGTGAGTGAGGCCGATATGCTGGAAGCTATTTTATTTGGTCATGAAGAGATTAAAAAATTGATTGCTTTACAAGAAGAGATTGTTGCAGCAATTGGTAAGCCGAAACGTGAAATCGCATTGTATGAAATTGATGCTGATTTAGAAGCTGCGGTAGAAGCAGTTGCTAAAGCGCGTTTGGTTGAAGCAGTGAAAATTGCTGAGAAACACGCCCGTGATGAAGTAATTGATGCGATTAAAAAAGAAGTTATTGAAACGTACACAGCTAACGAAGCTGATGACGCAACGATAAAACAAATAAAAGAAATTTTAAGTGCGATTGTTAAAAACGAAGTACGTCGTTTAATTACTGACGAAAAAATCCGTCCTGACGGTCGTCAAATTGACGAAATTCGTCCATTGAGTGCAGAGATTGATTTCTTGCCACGAACTCATGGTTCAGGATTGTTCACTCGCGGACAAACCCAAGCGTTAAGTATTGCTACTTTAGGGGCGCTTGCGGAAAATCAAATTATTGATAGTTTAGATGTTGAAGAATCAAAACGCTTTATGCATCATTATAACTTCCCACCATTCTCAGTTGGTGAAACTGGACGAATGGGTGCACCAAGCCGCCGTTCAATCGGTCATGGTGCTTTAGGTGAACGTGCATTGAAATATGTTATTCCCGGTGAAGATGTATTCCCATACACAATCAGGGTTGTATCAGAAGTTGTTGAATCAAATGGTTCTACTTCTCAAGCAAGTATTTGTGCGGCAACCTTAGCGTTGATGGCTGCCGGTGTCCCAATTAAAACACCAGTTGCCGGGATTGCTATGGGTCTGGTAAAAAGTGGCGAAAACTATACCGTCTTAACTGATATTCAAGGCCTTGAGGATCATTTGGGAGATATGGACTTTAAAGTTGCCGGCAGTGATAAAGGTATTACTGCTTTACAAATGGATATTAAAATCGACGGTATCGACCGTGCGATTTTAAAAGAAGCTTTAGAGCAAGCCTTAACAGCACGTTTACAAATTTTAAATGTAATTACTGATGTAATTGCTGAACCACGTAAACAATTGTCAGAATATGCACCAAAAGTGCAGACAATGCAAATTAAAGTTGATAAAATTCGCGACGTTATTGGCCCGGGTGGTAAACAAATCAATGCTATCATTGATGAAACCGGTGTTAAAATTGATATTGAGCAAGATGGCCGCGTGTTAATCTTCTCAAGTGATCAACCAATGATTGACCGAGCAATGGAAATGATTGGCGAAATCGTGCGCGAAGTTGAAGTTGGCGCAACCTATCATGCTAAAGTTGTTCGTATTGAAAAATTTGGTGCCTTTGTAGAATTATTCCCAGGCACTGATGCATTAGTTCACATCTCACAATTTGCTCATGAACGAGTAGAAAAAGTTGAAGATGTCGTAAAACTTGGCGATGTTATTGATGTTAAGGTCACTGAAATCGATGATCGCGGTCGTGTCAATGCTTCACGCAAAGCATTGTTGCCAAAACCGGAACC encodes the following:
- a CDS encoding PTS sugar transporter subunit IIC, producing MQKLITFIEEKLAPPLIRVSQIRYLDAVQKAFMSFMPYLLISSLFILIAALPIPGWSDIVAPIAGKLWGAVNATMGVISIGIAASLGYHLGDYYRAKDSRIDRLSTTLVAVISFLALFPLTVTDDGGVFMSATYFGSAGLFAAIIVSILSVEIYRLIVKANITIKMPKEVPPMVSQAFTSVIPAAIVVTLWWVVSQIIGFDVPGFVMQVFSTLVSAGTTAVSQFIAFMLDRVLWFVGIHGSNVVGSVLSPVWTQMISDNMAAFQAGDIVPYLFTEQWTNYFIRVSVVPLVLLMIFSKVRRYKTLGALSFAPAIFNIAEPVMFGLPIVLNPIMFIPWVFGYGFIWTLTYVFTAVFNLIPPIIALVPWTVPGPIAAYLGTGGSIIAALISCLNYVLMFFIWLPFFKVLERQEMKVEAEARAQEELEEAAKVGEVHETSSV
- a CDS encoding GNAT family N-acetyltransferase; the encoded protein is MKLQAYNAKYHADILAVWNRSMVADPLSEERFLHNIILDQNFNPDFCQLAIIDEQVAGFIWSVVRRYPYGERGLESERGWIVAVCVAPEFQKRGVGKTLVRYVEQLMKLQRVQKITLGAYSPNYLFPGVDVNTYAGAIPFFEKLGYEQTGEAVSMERSLFDYRQTDEYLVLKEKALSAGFKVQPFVRDYAEELIDFLHQYFGGGWSTNAKNAMLNGVAEETIFIVTDSNNKIVGYAQRAIDGNPDRFGPFGVREDLRGYKLGMILFNEILFDMQKRGIYHTYFLWTHGAAQKFYERNGMQVYREYVLMNKKL
- a CDS encoding PIG-L deacetylase family protein, with translation MNQKRVVSIGAHALDAELMGGPYLIKAAASGAKCSFVHMTRGERGNKEKSPEVYGKQLETEMAAVAAVMGADAFWIGYPAGNLPSPEQIVLDWMEYLRQEQVTTVITHWRGSLHPRHILCHDTVTEAVVRLRREGMAIDLYYGENCEDLNGFIPQLYIQFDDAVLETWLAGLREYELFRGGVLTVPYYDYYTTMAKMRSIELGILPYAKAFMVSPHEVEVL
- a CDS encoding GNAT family N-acetyltransferase, giving the protein MKRILETERLYLREMTADDFADLALILQDTEVMYAYEHAFSDAEVQAWLDKQMANYHKLGFGLWAVVLKENDVMIGQCGLTMQPVLDREVLEIGYLLQRAYWHQGYASEAAKACKAYAFSVLGADEVYSIIRDTNRASQRVAEANGMQIVDTFIKHYYNIDMPHYLYMVKN
- the pnp gene encoding polyribonucleotide nucleotidyltransferase, whose protein sequence is MSEKQTFQTELGGRKLSFEIGQIAKQADGAVVVRYEDTVILCTAVASKEAKPLDFFPLTVNYEERLYAAGKIPGGFLKREGRPSDTAVLTSRLIDRPIRPLFAEGFRNEVQVVSTVMSVNPDCSPEIAALIGSSLALSISDIPFEGPIAGVKVGRVDGQFIVNPTVAQSEVSDIDLVVAGTKFAINMVEAGADHVSEADMLEAILFGHEEIKKLIALQEEIVAAIGKPKREIALYEIDADLEAAVEAVAKARLVEAVKIAEKHARDEVIDAIKKEVIETYTANEADDATIKQIKEILSAIVKNEVRRLITDEKIRPDGRQIDEIRPLSAEIDFLPRTHGSGLFTRGQTQALSIATLGALAENQIIDSLDVEESKRFMHHYNFPPFSVGETGRMGAPSRRSIGHGALGERALKYVIPGEDVFPYTIRVVSEVVESNGSTSQASICAATLALMAAGVPIKTPVAGIAMGLVKSGENYTVLTDIQGLEDHLGDMDFKVAGSDKGITALQMDIKIDGIDRAILKEALEQALTARLQILNVITDVIAEPRKQLSEYAPKVQTMQIKVDKIRDVIGPGGKQINAIIDETGVKIDIEQDGRVLIFSSDQPMIDRAMEMIGEIVREVEVGATYHAKVVRIEKFGAFVELFPGTDALVHISQFAHERVEKVEDVVKLGDVIDVKVTEIDDRGRVNASRKALLPKPEPVEASDEDKKSE